One genomic segment of Balneolaceae bacterium includes these proteins:
- a CDS encoding DinB family protein: protein MNNQLFYDMWKMGRTRLTNQLESMKKEDLLKRVHSDSNSVGWLMRHIAEVELLFAKNVFGRELKLKAQTIGSIAKDHGQFDELEPLLELIERAGDELGAAIQEIEDWEGEVTTAEFGTVTRAEALGRITTHTAYHAGQAALAKKYGE from the coding sequence ATGAACAATCAACTATTTTACGACATGTGGAAGATGGGACGAACCCGTTTAACCAATCAGCTGGAAAGCATGAAAAAAGAGGACTTACTGAAACGAGTTCACAGCGATAGCAACAGCGTGGGCTGGCTGATGCGCCACATCGCAGAAGTGGAATTGTTATTTGCCAAGAATGTCTTCGGACGAGAGCTGAAATTAAAAGCTCAAACCATCGGCTCCATCGCCAAAGACCACGGACAGTTTGATGAGCTTGAACCTCTGCTGGAGCTCATAGAAAGAGCGGGAGATGAACTGGGTGCAGCCATTCAGGAGATTGAGGATTGGGAAGGCGAAGTTACTACGGCTGAATTTGGCACTGTCACCCGTGCGGAAGCTCTTGGCAGAATAACAACACATACCGCCTATCACGCTGGACAGGCTGCGCTGGCAAAGAAATACGGGGAATAA
- a CDS encoding metalloregulator ArsR/SmtB family transcription factor — protein sequence MNPQVLSRLQKKGTECLPLILVNVDVVSEGGHPGRITILKILMERDSCFCGDIADVLPLAQSTISQHLKALKEVELISRTVDSVRTCYCLNPDAISELNNILLIL from the coding sequence ATGAATCCACAGGTTCTCTCAAGGCTGCAAAAGAAAGGCACTGAATGTTTGCCACTCATTTTAGTAAATGTAGATGTGGTATCAGAGGGCGGCCACCCCGGAAGGATTACAATTCTGAAAATTTTAATGGAGCGAGATTCTTGTTTCTGCGGTGATATTGCTGATGTTCTTCCTCTGGCACAATCTACTATATCACAACACTTGAAAGCTCTGAAAGAAGTCGAATTAATCTCAAGAACTGTAGATAGCGTTCGTACCTGTTACTGTCTTAATCCGGATGCAATTAGTGAACTAAATAATATATTATTAATCCTCTAA
- a CDS encoding sensor histidine kinase, with protein MKNGTIQWDTLIVDITDEVRQQQVNETLVQEIHHRVKNNLAIIIGFLELQLEDLNEQSPERLTLERAMTRIYSIAEIHKLLHEGSNLVDINVKKYMDHLIEHITDTINVGDGLHVDLQVDRLQMNVNELTPLGMLLSELLTNSAKYALNRNKRGHIQINISSLNGSYNVRYHDTGPGIDKLEFENPKDTDFNIVHLLLRQLEADYKLLNKDGFGLEFTFKERQKGAHSNIGI; from the coding sequence TTGAAAAACGGCACGATTCAATGGGATACGCTCATTGTGGATATTACTGATGAAGTTCGCCAACAACAGGTCAATGAAACGCTTGTCCAGGAGATCCACCATCGGGTAAAAAATAACCTGGCCATTATTATCGGTTTTCTGGAATTGCAACTGGAGGATCTTAATGAACAAAGCCCCGAGCGATTAACCCTTGAGAGGGCGATGACCCGAATCTATTCCATTGCGGAGATCCACAAGCTCCTGCATGAAGGATCAAATCTGGTGGATATCAATGTTAAAAAGTATATGGACCATTTGATTGAGCATATTACAGATACCATAAATGTTGGTGATGGGCTCCATGTGGATCTGCAGGTTGATAGGCTGCAGATGAATGTTAATGAACTCACACCTTTGGGAATGTTGTTAAGCGAATTACTTACAAATTCAGCGAAGTATGCGTTGAACCGTAACAAGCGAGGACACATTCAAATAAATATTTCCAGTCTCAATGGATCCTATAACGTGCGTTACCATGACACAGGACCCGGAATAGATAAATTGGAATTTGAAAATCCAAAAGATACAGACTTTAATATCGTACACCTCCTGTTAAGACAACTGGAAGCCGATTATAAGTTGTTAAATAAGGATGGTTTTGGATTAGAGTTCACCTTTAAAGAAAGACAAAAAGGGGCTCATAGTAATATTGGAATTTAA
- a CDS encoding metallophosphoesterase family protein, translating to MKIALFSDIHANIDALKPVLNDIYNRKPDAVYCLGDLVGYAPYPNEVIETIREKGIPVIAGNYDQGVGLKSDDCGCAYKNEEDEARGVESITYTNKIISEENRKYLRSLPAHLRVEFGVNTDPYHLLLVHGSPRKINEYLFEDRPDKSMIRMMEKANAHLMAFGHTHKPYHKRLEDSDGNFRHAINIGSVGKPKDGDPRACYVTLEWEDDLDLSRPNGLNVEFIRVEYDVEKAAKAVEESPLPNPFADMLRNGG from the coding sequence ATGAAAATCGCCCTTTTTAGTGATATACATGCAAATATTGATGCCCTTAAACCAGTACTTAATGATATCTATAACCGTAAACCTGATGCCGTGTATTGCCTTGGGGATCTTGTTGGATATGCGCCCTATCCAAATGAAGTGATTGAAACCATCAGAGAAAAAGGAATTCCGGTCATTGCAGGAAATTATGACCAGGGTGTCGGATTGAAAAGTGATGACTGCGGCTGCGCTTACAAAAATGAAGAAGATGAAGCCAGGGGTGTTGAATCCATCACCTACACCAATAAGATTATCTCTGAAGAGAATCGAAAGTATTTACGGTCACTTCCCGCACATCTCAGAGTTGAGTTTGGGGTGAATACGGATCCTTATCATCTGCTGCTTGTACATGGAAGCCCCAGGAAAATTAATGAATATCTTTTCGAAGACCGACCCGATAAAAGCATGATCCGAATGATGGAGAAAGCAAACGCTCATCTCATGGCGTTTGGCCACACCCACAAACCTTATCACAAAAGATTGGAAGACAGCGACGGGAACTTTCGCCATGCGATTAATATCGGATCCGTGGGAAAACCGAAGGATGGCGATCCGCGTGCCTGTTATGTGACGCTGGAGTGGGAAGATGACCTGGATTTGTCCCGCCCTAATGGACTAAACGTTGAATTTATTCGTGTGGAATATGATGTTGAAAAAGCAGCAAAAGCAGTTGAAGAGAGTCCGCTCCCCAATCCGTTCGCTGACATGCTCCGTAATGGAGGTTGA
- a CDS encoding arsenic metallochaperone ArsD family protein, which yields MTTQTDTKTILEVYDPAMCCSTGVCSPNVDDEIVSFANDVKWLKTQGVEVKRYNLGQEPEAF from the coding sequence ATGACAACTCAGACAGACACGAAAACAATTTTAGAAGTTTATGATCCGGCAATGTGTTGCAGTACCGGCGTCTGCAGCCCGAATGTAGACGACGAAATTGTCAGTTTTGCAAATGATGTAAAATGGTTAAAGACGCAGGGGGTAGAAGTAAAACGTTATAACTTGGGACAGGAGCCGGAAGCGTTTTAA
- the arsD gene encoding arsenite efflux transporter metallochaperone ArsD has protein sequence MTTQTDTKTILEVYDPAMCCSTGVCGPDVDDEIVDFANDVKWLKTQGVEVKRYNLGQEPEAFKMNPQVLSRLQKEGTECLPLILVNGDVVAEGGYPDRSQLEKMLEINSNTKKSTAEGKQMDQSQNVMTEQVQELVALGAALASNCESCLKFHYKKSKELGLTEEDISQALQIGQNVKQVPAGNMIKLANKLLGVEQQAPANGCAPGSGCC, from the coding sequence ATGACTACTCAGACAGACACAAAAACAATTTTAGAAGTTTATGATCCGGCAATGTGTTGCAGTACCGGCGTCTGCGGTCCCGATGTAGACGACGAAATTGTCGATTTTGCAAATGATGTAAAATGGTTAAAGACACAAGGAGTAGAGGTAAAACGCTACAATTTGGGTCAGGAGCCGGAAGCGTTTAAGATGAATCCACAGGTTCTCTCAAGACTGCAAAAGGAAGGCACTGAATGTTTGCCACTCATTTTAGTGAATGGAGATGTAGTTGCAGAGGGCGGCTATCCGGATCGATCTCAACTCGAAAAAATGCTGGAAATTAATTCAAACACAAAAAAATCAACTGCTGAAGGTAAACAGATGGATCAATCACAAAATGTCATGACAGAACAAGTACAAGAGTTAGTTGCATTAGGTGCAGCTTTGGCATCAAATTGTGAATCTTGCCTTAAATTCCACTATAAAAAATCAAAAGAACTGGGATTGACGGAAGAGGATATTTCACAAGCATTGCAGATTGGTCAAAATGTAAAACAGGTTCCGGCAGGCAACATGATCAAGCTTGCAAACAAATTGTTGGGTGTAGAACAACAAGCTCCTGCAAACGGATGCGCTCCGGGCAGCGGATGTTGTTAG
- a CDS encoding PAS domain-containing protein: MKNEYTVLLIEDQPDDAELIELQLAKSELDMVIIRIQTISGLMESLEQDKADLVISDYNLGDFTGKDALDIVKNHSDLPFILVSGYLGEKKAVEIMVAGADDYINKDELERLRPVVVREILHYRERVKIQQQRDVALHHLQERVKEQQCLHQISRMDEQKYSISELLSKVVDYLPAGLQYPGITEAIIKYDGNSYQTENYRDTPWSLTATNDTITNGPLIIQVIYLEEKSALDIGPFLTEEQHLIESVLDILSLKINRLLDKKELDHKQKLLESANDLAQIGNWEVDLVESTMMWSPQVYKIHEMKKGYEPILSEGLNFYKEGKHRDTITEAFTKAVEQGIPWDLELIIVTGRGNERWIRTIGQPVFKNGRCVRVYGSFQNIDKRKRAESQMKMLSKVASETQDAVIITTLDREIEWVNRAFEKQTGYLFEEVKGKKPDFLQGSDTNQQTVAFMHEKLENREEFTAEILNYTKTGEPYWVDLDVSPITDEHGNVVKFFSIQEDITERKNNVSQLNEKQHRLEEAQRIGKIGDWDYDIQTGEIFWSDQMYEIYDRDPSLGPPGYEELAAYYPEDAELHHEMVERAFETGESYALDLKLHTEKGKEKYIHADGFANTDEQGTTVKLHGVVQDITDRKAKELELAANQRQITAIVDNIEGVLYRYILRSDGTDKMVYISSGIERILGVTTEEAKESTEKLWKSVDKRDLDRFTKSVEKSAETLQPWYEEYRIETPQGEKNGYGEPGAPHS; encoded by the coding sequence ATGAAAAATGAATACACAGTTCTGCTTATAGAAGACCAGCCCGATGATGCGGAGTTGATTGAACTACAGTTGGCCAAAAGTGAACTGGATATGGTCATCATTCGTATTCAGACCATATCCGGGCTGATGGAGTCCCTGGAACAGGACAAGGCAGATTTGGTTATTAGTGATTATAACCTGGGAGATTTTACGGGCAAGGATGCACTTGACATCGTGAAAAACCATTCGGACCTGCCCTTCATCTTGGTGTCTGGATATCTGGGTGAGAAAAAAGCTGTGGAGATCATGGTGGCGGGTGCAGACGATTATATTAACAAGGATGAACTTGAACGCCTGAGACCAGTGGTCGTAAGAGAGATCTTACATTACAGGGAAAGGGTTAAAATCCAGCAGCAAAGAGATGTGGCTCTCCACCATCTTCAAGAAAGAGTTAAAGAGCAGCAATGCCTGCATCAAATTTCACGAATGGATGAACAAAAATATTCGATTTCAGAGCTATTGTCCAAAGTTGTCGATTATTTGCCAGCAGGTTTGCAATATCCGGGCATTACAGAAGCCATTATAAAATATGATGGGAACAGCTATCAAACTGAGAATTACAGAGATACACCATGGTCATTAACGGCTACAAATGATACGATAACGAATGGCCCTCTTATCATTCAGGTGATCTACCTGGAAGAAAAATCTGCATTGGATATCGGGCCTTTTTTAACTGAAGAACAGCATTTGATTGAGTCGGTACTGGACATATTGTCACTGAAAATCAATCGACTTCTGGACAAAAAAGAACTGGACCATAAACAGAAGCTTCTGGAGAGTGCCAACGATCTTGCACAAATTGGGAACTGGGAGGTGGATCTGGTTGAATCAACAATGATGTGGTCTCCCCAGGTGTACAAAATTCATGAAATGAAGAAGGGCTATGAACCCATTCTTTCCGAAGGCCTCAACTTTTATAAGGAGGGCAAACATCGGGATACCATTACTGAAGCCTTTACAAAAGCCGTAGAACAGGGCATACCCTGGGATCTGGAGCTTATAATTGTGACAGGCAGAGGGAATGAACGGTGGATTCGAACGATAGGTCAACCGGTCTTCAAAAATGGAAGGTGCGTTCGGGTATACGGAAGTTTCCAGAATATTGACAAGCGCAAGAGAGCCGAATCCCAAATGAAGATGCTTTCGAAAGTTGCCAGTGAAACACAAGATGCAGTTATTATTACGACTTTGGATCGGGAAATAGAATGGGTGAACCGTGCTTTTGAGAAACAAACTGGATATCTATTTGAAGAGGTAAAAGGAAAAAAACCGGATTTTTTACAAGGTTCTGACACCAACCAACAGACGGTGGCCTTCATGCACGAAAAGTTGGAGAACAGGGAGGAGTTCACAGCAGAAATTCTCAACTATACCAAGACCGGAGAACCCTATTGGGTTGATCTGGATGTTTCACCCATTACAGATGAGCATGGAAATGTAGTCAAGTTTTTCTCTATCCAGGAAGACATCACGGAGCGTAAAAATAACGTAAGTCAATTAAATGAGAAGCAGCATCGATTAGAAGAAGCTCAACGGATTGGAAAGATTGGAGATTGGGATTATGATATTCAAACAGGAGAGATATTCTGGTCAGATCAAATGTATGAGATCTATGACCGGGATCCATCCCTGGGACCTCCGGGATATGAGGAGTTGGCTGCCTATTACCCCGAGGATGCGGAACTTCATCATGAGATGGTAGAACGAGCCTTTGAAACTGGAGAAAGCTATGCTTTGGATCTAAAACTTCACACAGAAAAAGGCAAAGAAAAGTACATTCATGCGGATGGTTTTGCCAATACAGATGAGCAGGGAACCACTGTTAAACTCCATGGAGTGGTTCAGGATATTACCGATCGAAAAGCAAAAGAGTTAGAGTTAGCCGCCAATCAACGACAGATCACGGCGATTGTTGATAATATCGAAGGTGTCTTATACCGGTATATATTGAGATCTGATGGCACCGATAAAATGGTATATATCAGCAGCGGTATTGAACGGATACTTGGAGTTACGACTGAGGAAGCTAAGGAATCAACCGAAAAATTGTGGAAATCTGTTGATAAGAGAGATTTAGACAGATTTACTAAATCAGTTGAAAAATCTGCAGAAACGCTGCAACCGTGGTATGAAGAATATCGAATAGAGACTCCACAGGGTGAAAAAAATGGATACGGGGAACCGGGCGCCCCACACAGTTGA
- the arsA gene encoding arsenical pump-driving ATPase: protein MKNLPQITPYIFFTGKGGVGKTSLASATAVKLADEGKSVLLISTDPASNLKEVLETDVTEKITPIKGIENLHAVNIDPELSAEEYRNRVISPMEDILPDHEIEKIREELSGACTTEIAAFDEFARYVAGDEDDQPYDVIIFDTAPTGHTLRLLELPAAWSDFIESNPDGASCIGPSSALKTSQERYQKVVERLQDEGSTTIYLVSRPDGSALREANRSGMELDEMGLSNQVLLINGYFEPIDETDSFAIKMKERADETLENMPERLKKMEQMVFPLRPYNLLGLDRLRTVFESLDKEAIKRDSTSILTEDHESELPDIDALVDDISSEKEHGLVMTMGKGGVGKTTIAAAVAFKLAERGYPVHLTTTDPAAHLMDHIGEMTIPENMTVDRIDPDEEKQNYIEKVLKQRGKNKTDEELKLLREDLESPCTEEVAVFQAFSKAIHEAKRKFVVMDTAPTGHTLLLLDTTGSYHKEILRNTQMDKDKLKTPYMYLQDPDYSKLLIVALPETTPITEAAKLQDDLRRSNIEPYAWIANQSMSATNISDPLLKQRAAEEVPLLDEIDKKHAKKLYAIPWVAEEPVLKTLVSKQKKDVTA, encoded by the coding sequence ATGAAGAACTTACCGCAAATCACACCTTATATCTTTTTCACCGGCAAAGGCGGAGTGGGGAAAACTTCTCTTGCCAGCGCAACGGCCGTTAAACTTGCCGATGAAGGCAAAAGCGTGCTGTTGATCAGTACCGACCCGGCCTCAAATTTAAAGGAGGTTCTTGAAACGGATGTGACGGAGAAAATCACTCCGATAAAGGGAATTGAAAACCTGCATGCGGTTAATATTGATCCGGAACTGTCGGCGGAGGAGTATAGAAATCGGGTAATCTCTCCCATGGAGGATATACTTCCTGACCATGAAATTGAAAAAATACGGGAAGAATTGTCCGGCGCATGTACTACGGAGATCGCTGCGTTTGACGAATTTGCACGATATGTAGCGGGCGATGAGGATGATCAGCCGTATGATGTGATCATTTTTGATACGGCGCCAACGGGTCACACGCTTCGTTTGCTGGAACTGCCCGCAGCGTGGAGCGATTTTATTGAGTCGAATCCTGATGGAGCTTCCTGTATTGGACCGTCATCTGCGTTGAAGACGAGCCAGGAGCGCTATCAAAAAGTAGTGGAACGCCTGCAGGATGAAGGATCAACGACCATCTATCTTGTGAGCCGCCCGGATGGTTCCGCACTTCGTGAGGCCAACCGATCGGGTATGGAGCTGGATGAAATGGGGCTCTCAAATCAGGTACTGTTGATCAATGGATATTTTGAGCCGATTGACGAAACCGATTCATTTGCCATCAAGATGAAAGAGAGAGCGGATGAGACTTTGGAAAATATGCCCGAACGCCTCAAAAAAATGGAGCAGATGGTATTTCCGCTAAGGCCGTATAATTTACTGGGACTTGATCGCTTGCGGACTGTTTTTGAATCGCTTGATAAGGAAGCAATCAAGAGGGATAGCACGTCTATTTTAACGGAAGATCATGAAAGTGAGCTGCCTGATATAGATGCACTGGTTGATGATATCTCTTCCGAAAAAGAGCACGGACTGGTTATGACTATGGGGAAAGGCGGTGTGGGTAAAACCACGATCGCAGCAGCAGTTGCCTTTAAACTGGCCGAGCGTGGATATCCCGTTCACCTGACCACCACAGATCCTGCAGCCCATTTGATGGATCATATCGGAGAGATGACAATACCCGAAAATATGACGGTGGATCGCATCGATCCGGATGAAGAGAAGCAAAACTACATTGAAAAAGTGTTAAAACAGCGCGGAAAGAATAAAACCGATGAAGAGCTGAAGCTGCTGCGGGAAGATCTGGAATCTCCCTGTACGGAAGAGGTTGCAGTTTTCCAGGCGTTTTCGAAAGCGATCCATGAGGCCAAACGGAAGTTTGTGGTGATGGATACGGCGCCGACCGGACACACCCTGCTGCTGCTCGATACAACGGGAAGCTATCACAAAGAGATTCTCAGAAACACACAGATGGATAAAGACAAGCTTAAAACTCCATACATGTATCTGCAGGATCCGGATTACTCCAAACTGCTAATCGTTGCTCTGCCGGAAACCACTCCGATTACGGAAGCGGCAAAGCTTCAGGATGATTTGAGAAGATCCAATATTGAACCCTACGCGTGGATTGCCAATCAAAGTATGTCGGCAACCAATATTTCAGATCCTCTGCTCAAGCAGCGGGCAGCTGAAGAGGTTCCGCTATTGGATGAAATCGATAAAAAACATGCAAAAAAACTCTACGCGATTCCATGGGTTGCAGAGGAACCGGTTTTGAAAACACTTGTATCAAAACAGAAAAAGGATGTTACGGCCTGA
- a CDS encoding universal stress protein: MKLKHALIALDLSKSSKDLVYCMGDLKPLGIEKITLVTAVSKPYPGGPEKFDTSSFEAKLESYSQDLRDQGFDTDWELKIESNIYAPVTILKTAKDLQADLLILGHRGHNRFSELFLGSVATEVIQRAILPVLLLRISDDPDKNNVSICKNMTHNMLLATDFSENADRAMEVFENEKLSQSKVTIFHVQPTSTNDTSALMEDRENKLKEMGLKHVRSDTKRGNVGLTITEYADENDISMIIMGSQGKNFVENLFVGSNSMRVARHTSKPLLLIPADR; this comes from the coding sequence ATGAAATTAAAACACGCTCTAATAGCTCTCGACTTGTCAAAATCCAGTAAAGATCTGGTGTACTGTATGGGTGATCTTAAACCGCTTGGGATTGAAAAAATCACCTTGGTTACGGCCGTTTCAAAACCGTATCCCGGCGGGCCTGAAAAATTTGATACGTCATCCTTTGAAGCCAAGCTGGAATCCTATTCACAAGACTTGCGCGATCAGGGGTTTGATACAGATTGGGAATTAAAAATAGAATCGAATATCTACGCTCCGGTTACCATTCTGAAAACAGCAAAAGATCTTCAAGCTGATCTGCTAATTTTGGGACACCGAGGCCATAATCGTTTTTCTGAACTTTTTCTCGGAAGTGTAGCAACAGAAGTTATTCAAAGAGCGATTTTACCGGTTCTTCTGCTCAGAATATCAGATGATCCCGACAAGAATAATGTTTCCATCTGCAAAAACATGACTCACAACATGTTACTGGCTACTGATTTCTCAGAAAACGCCGACAGGGCAATGGAAGTGTTTGAAAATGAAAAGTTGAGCCAATCCAAAGTCACGATCTTTCACGTTCAACCTACTTCAACCAATGATACTTCTGCGTTAATGGAAGATCGTGAAAACAAATTAAAAGAAATGGGGCTGAAGCATGTCCGGTCGGATACAAAAAGAGGTAACGTTGGACTGACAATAACAGAATATGCCGATGAAAATGATATCTCCATGATTATTATGGGGTCCCAGGGTAAAAATTTTGTGGAAAACCTGTTTGTTGGAAGTAACAGTATGCGTGTTGCCCGTCACACGTCAAAACCACTATTATTGATTCCGGCTGACCGCTAA